A genomic window from Herbiconiux aconitum includes:
- a CDS encoding DNA-methyltransferase: MPHPESPLASFGDDARGEGVVYQADNLTVLPAFADASFTVIYLDPPFNTGRQQTRRSTTATRVVAEPEAGDAADPAGAVGTDAPRSPGRITGFKGQAYDRIKGDLLSYDDRFDDYWEFLEPRIVEAWRLLADDGTLYLHLDYREAHYAKVLLDALFGRESFLNEIIWAYDYGAKSKNRWPTKHDTILVYVKNPAAYYFDSTTVDREPYMAPGLVTPEKAATGKLPTDVWWHTIVSPTGREKTGYPTQKPEGILRRIVQASSREGDWVLDFFAGSGTTGAVAAALGRNFVLVDKSPDAVEVMRRRLPEATYL, from the coding sequence GTGCCCCACCCCGAATCCCCCCTCGCCTCCTTCGGCGACGACGCGCGGGGCGAAGGGGTGGTCTACCAGGCCGACAACTTGACGGTTCTGCCCGCCTTCGCCGACGCATCCTTCACCGTCATCTACCTCGATCCGCCGTTCAACACCGGGCGGCAGCAGACCCGCCGGTCGACCACGGCGACGCGGGTCGTGGCCGAGCCGGAAGCGGGCGACGCAGCCGACCCCGCCGGAGCGGTCGGCACGGATGCGCCGCGCAGCCCCGGCCGCATCACCGGTTTCAAAGGGCAGGCCTACGATCGCATCAAGGGCGATCTGCTGAGCTACGACGACCGCTTCGACGACTACTGGGAGTTTCTCGAACCGCGCATCGTGGAGGCCTGGCGGCTGCTCGCCGACGACGGAACCCTGTACCTCCACCTCGACTACCGCGAGGCGCACTACGCGAAGGTGCTGCTCGACGCCCTCTTCGGCCGCGAGAGCTTTCTCAACGAGATCATCTGGGCCTACGACTACGGGGCGAAGTCGAAGAACCGGTGGCCCACGAAGCACGACACGATCCTGGTCTACGTGAAGAACCCTGCCGCCTACTACTTCGACTCGACGACGGTCGACCGGGAGCCCTACATGGCGCCCGGGCTGGTGACGCCCGAGAAGGCGGCGACGGGCAAGCTGCCGACGGATGTCTGGTGGCACACGATCGTGTCGCCCACGGGCCGCGAGAAGACCGGCTACCCCACGCAGAAGCCCGAGGGCATCCTGCGGCGCATCGTGCAGGCCTCGAGTCGCGAGGGCGACTGGGTGCTCGACTTCTTCGCCGGCAGCGGAACCACGGGCGCGGTGGCGGCGGCCCTGGGTCGCAACTTCGTGCTGGTCGACAAGAGCCCCGATGCGGTGGAGGTCATGCGCCGACGCCTTCCGGAGGCCACTTACCTCTAG
- a CDS encoding MarR family winged helix-turn-helix transcriptional regulator — protein MPNDTRLANEAWEALFRAQSTIEQELHAAAVWDELQPNEYGVLYELSKTPEGRRLKDLQGDVLLSQAGVSRLVNRLEALGLIGRTADGTDRRASVLTLTPKGHEVQRKIGRQHARRVTAQLTSRLDSAQLTQLRDLCLLMLPSHEDSTDTAIE, from the coding sequence ATGCCGAATGACACAAGACTCGCGAACGAGGCCTGGGAGGCGTTGTTCCGAGCGCAGTCGACGATCGAGCAGGAACTCCACGCCGCTGCGGTGTGGGACGAACTGCAGCCCAACGAATACGGTGTGCTGTACGAGCTCTCGAAAACACCCGAGGGCCGGCGACTGAAAGACCTGCAAGGCGACGTGCTCCTCAGCCAGGCCGGCGTCTCCCGGCTGGTGAACCGATTGGAGGCCCTGGGTCTGATCGGCCGCACGGCAGACGGAACCGACCGGCGGGCGAGTGTCCTCACCCTGACCCCCAAAGGCCACGAGGTGCAGCGCAAGATCGGCCGTCAACACGCCCGCCGTGTCACCGCACAACTGACCAGTCGGCTCGACTCGGCACAGCTCACCCAGCTGCGTGACTTGTGCCTTCTGATGCTCCCGTCGCACGAGGACTCAACAGACACCGCCATCGAGTAA
- a CDS encoding ABC-F family ATP-binding cassette domain-containing protein — protein MAHIDVSDISYTLADGRPLLDGVSFRVGEGTIAALIGANGAGKSTLLRIIRGELAADTGVVSIDGGLGVMDQFVGHRTGDVTSPGDSDARKRSDASRTVHDLLVSVAPTRIRDAALALERAEDAVIENDVERTQMAYATAIADYADAGGYEHEVVWDTCCQAALGLPYERARHRDVASLSGGEQKRLLLEALFRGPEGVLLLDEPDNYLDVPTKRWLEDTLRTSSKTVLLVSHDRELLARAATRIVTLEVGAAGNSTWTHGGSFANYHEARTERMDRLDELRRRWDEDHVKLKALVLRLGQQAKYNDDMASRYRAAQTRLAKFEAAGPPEERPRDQKVSMRLRGGRTGRRAVVCEQLELTGLMAPFDLEIWFGDRVSVLGSNGSGKSHFLRLLAAGGSDPDPALLGPLGTAGDGGVRIDPVAHSGSALLGARIRPGWFAQTHQHPELAGRTLLDILHRGDDGRAGMAREEASRALGRYGLALAAEQRFESLSGGQQARLQILLLELAGATLLLLDEPTDNLDLVSAEALEEALGEFEGTVIAVTHDRWFARGFDRHLVFGASGEVYESTEPVWTETRVQRMR, from the coding sequence ATGGCCCACATCGACGTCTCCGACATCAGCTACACCCTCGCCGACGGCCGGCCACTCCTCGACGGGGTGTCGTTCCGGGTGGGAGAGGGCACCATCGCCGCGCTCATCGGCGCGAACGGCGCCGGCAAGTCGACCCTGCTCCGCATCATCCGGGGCGAACTCGCCGCCGACACCGGGGTGGTGTCGATCGACGGCGGGCTCGGTGTGATGGACCAGTTCGTCGGGCACCGAACCGGCGACGTGACCTCCCCGGGCGACAGCGATGCGAGAAAGCGATCGGATGCGTCGCGCACCGTGCACGATCTGCTCGTGTCGGTCGCGCCCACCCGCATCCGCGATGCCGCCCTCGCCCTGGAACGCGCGGAGGACGCGGTGATCGAGAACGACGTCGAGCGCACGCAGATGGCCTACGCCACCGCGATCGCCGACTACGCGGATGCCGGCGGCTACGAGCACGAGGTGGTGTGGGACACCTGCTGTCAGGCCGCACTCGGCCTGCCCTACGAGCGCGCCCGCCACCGCGACGTCGCTTCGCTCTCCGGCGGCGAGCAGAAGCGTCTCCTGCTGGAGGCGCTGTTCCGCGGGCCGGAGGGCGTGCTGCTTCTCGACGAGCCCGACAACTACCTCGACGTGCCCACGAAGCGCTGGCTCGAAGACACCCTGCGAACGAGCTCGAAGACCGTGCTGCTGGTCTCCCACGACCGCGAGCTGCTCGCGCGCGCCGCCACCCGCATCGTGACCCTCGAGGTCGGCGCTGCCGGCAACTCCACCTGGACGCACGGCGGCAGCTTCGCGAACTACCACGAGGCCCGCACCGAACGGATGGACCGGCTCGACGAGCTGCGCCGGCGCTGGGACGAGGATCACGTGAAGCTCAAGGCCCTCGTTTTGCGCCTGGGCCAGCAGGCGAAGTACAACGACGACATGGCCTCGCGTTACCGCGCCGCGCAGACCCGCCTGGCGAAATTCGAGGCGGCCGGCCCGCCCGAGGAGCGCCCGCGCGACCAGAAGGTGAGCATGCGCCTGCGGGGCGGCCGCACGGGTCGGCGAGCCGTCGTGTGCGAACAACTCGAGCTCACCGGCCTGATGGCGCCCTTCGACCTCGAGATCTGGTTCGGCGACCGCGTCTCGGTGCTCGGGTCGAACGGATCGGGAAAGTCGCACTTCCTCCGCCTGCTCGCGGCCGGCGGCAGCGATCCCGACCCCGCGCTCCTCGGGCCGCTCGGCACCGCAGGCGACGGTGGGGTGCGCATCGATCCCGTGGCGCACAGCGGCAGCGCCCTGCTCGGCGCGCGCATCCGGCCCGGCTGGTTCGCTCAGACCCACCAGCATCCGGAGCTCGCCGGACGCACCTTGCTCGACATCCTGCACCGTGGAGACGACGGGCGGGCCGGGATGGCGCGCGAGGAGGCGAGCCGGGCGCTCGGTCGCTACGGCTTGGCTCTCGCCGCCGAACAACGCTTCGAGTCGCTCTCGGGCGGGCAGCAGGCGCGGCTGCAGATCTTGCTGCTCGAACTCGCGGGCGCGACGCTGCTGCTGCTCGACGAGCCCACCGACAACCTCGACCTCGTCTCCGCCGAAGCCCTCGAAGAGGCCCTCGGCGAGTTCGAGGGAACGGTGATCGCGGTCACACACGACCGCTGGTTCGCGCGCGGATTCGACCGGCACCTGGTGTTCGGCGCGTCGGGCGAGGTCTACGAGTCGACCGAGCCGGTGTGGACCGAGACGCGGGTGCAGCGGATGCGCTGA
- the wrbA gene encoding NAD(P)H:quinone oxidoreductase, which produces MSDPINVAIVYYSSTGTVHELAQSVAAGAADAGATVRVLRVQELAPQAVIDSNPQWAEHSAATREIPIATAADLEWADAVIFGTPTRFGNVASQLKQFIDTLGGLWARGLLADKVYSGFTSSDTKHGGQESTLLALYNTVHHFGGILVAPGYTDPLKFNDGNPYGTSHVRALGENPVDDTSREAAAYQGRRVVNIAKALKAGRA; this is translated from the coding sequence ATGTCTGACCCGATCAACGTCGCGATCGTCTACTACTCGTCAACCGGAACCGTCCATGAGCTCGCCCAGTCGGTGGCGGCCGGGGCTGCGGATGCCGGAGCCACCGTGCGGGTGCTCCGTGTGCAGGAACTCGCTCCCCAGGCCGTCATCGACTCGAACCCGCAATGGGCCGAGCATTCCGCTGCCACGAGAGAGATCCCGATCGCCACTGCCGCCGACCTGGAATGGGCGGACGCCGTCATCTTCGGCACTCCGACCCGATTCGGGAACGTCGCCAGCCAGCTCAAGCAGTTCATCGACACCCTCGGCGGCCTCTGGGCCCGCGGGCTGCTCGCCGACAAGGTCTACAGCGGTTTCACCTCGAGCGACACGAAGCACGGCGGGCAGGAGTCCACCCTCCTGGCGCTCTACAACACGGTGCACCACTTCGGCGGGATCCTCGTCGCACCCGGCTACACCGACCCGCTGAAGTTCAACGACGGAAACCCGTACGGCACGTCACACGTTCGCGCACTGGGCGAGAACCCGGTCGACGACACGTCGCGGGAAGCCGCGGCCTACCAGGGCCGCCGCGTGGTGAACATCGCCAAGGCCTTGAAGGCCGGCCGGGCCTGA
- a CDS encoding SDR family NAD(P)-dependent oxidoreductase translates to MTVTLITGANKGLGRESARQLIAAGHTVYLGARDEGRGRAAADEIGARFVQLDVTDDASVTTAANQLDADGGLDVLINNAGVEGRMPDNGIVSPADTTAATLREVFETNVFGLVRVFHAFLPLLQKSGHPVVVNVSSGLGSLSALSDPASPTRFYLGVAYPTSKVAVNAITIQFAKAFPQFRINAVDPGFTSTDLNGHTGTQTVEDGAAVIVRTAQTAPDGVTGAFLSAEGPAPW, encoded by the coding sequence ATGACTGTCACACTGATCACCGGAGCGAACAAGGGTCTCGGTCGCGAGAGCGCGCGTCAGCTCATTGCCGCCGGGCACACTGTCTATCTGGGCGCACGTGACGAGGGTCGCGGCAGGGCGGCCGCCGACGAGATCGGTGCGAGATTCGTTCAGCTCGACGTGACGGATGACGCATCCGTCACGACCGCGGCGAATCAACTCGACGCCGACGGCGGCCTCGATGTCTTGATCAACAATGCCGGCGTGGAGGGGCGGATGCCGGACAACGGTATCGTCTCACCGGCCGACACGACCGCTGCCACCCTGCGGGAGGTTTTCGAGACGAACGTTTTCGGCCTCGTGAGGGTGTTCCACGCCTTCCTCCCCCTTCTCCAGAAGTCCGGGCACCCTGTCGTGGTGAACGTTTCCAGCGGGCTCGGCTCGCTCAGCGCTCTGAGCGATCCGGCCAGCCCGACTCGTTTCTACCTAGGCGTGGCCTATCCGACGTCGAAGGTAGCCGTGAACGCGATCACCATCCAGTTCGCAAAAGCGTTCCCACAATTTCGGATCAATGCTGTCGACCCGGGATTCACGAGCACTGATCTGAACGGCCACACGGGCACCCAAACCGTGGAGGATGGCGCGGCCGTCATCGTGAGAACCGCGCAGACCGCTCCAGACGGCGTGACAGGCGCATTCCTGTCTGCTGAGGGCCCGGCACCCTGGTAA
- a CDS encoding GNAT family N-acetyltransferase, giving the protein MSTEIRNEQTQNRYTITLDDELVGFTDYRIVGRSIVFTRTEVDPRRRGNGVGSELVQYALDDVRTSDLAVVPQCTFVSRWIDGHPDYQELVDRG; this is encoded by the coding sequence ATGAGCACCGAGATCCGCAACGAACAGACGCAGAACCGCTACACCATCACTCTCGACGACGAATTGGTGGGGTTCACCGATTACCGCATCGTCGGCCGGTCGATCGTCTTCACCCGCACCGAGGTCGATCCCCGTCGCCGGGGAAATGGTGTCGGCAGCGAGCTCGTGCAGTACGCGCTCGACGACGTGCGCACGAGCGACCTCGCGGTGGTGCCCCAGTGCACCTTCGTCTCCCGATGGATCGACGGCCACCCCGACTACCAGGAACTCGTCGACCGCGGCTGA
- a CDS encoding SDR family NAD(P)-dependent oxidoreductase translates to MSVPQTHTGRVAVITGAGRGIGQALALGLAARGATVVAVDLHYPEETMALLTAAGHTGMGLVADVSDPVQTAAVGMRITQEFGHADILVNNAGVFPFVDIDDLDYDIWRRIMAVNLDSQFLMVKAVLPAMKAGGWGRIINLTSNSIVTNAPGLSHYMASKMGNIGFSRGLANDVAPFGITVNAVGPTLTITPGVREVHPPEALVAVAQAQAIKRNGRPEDLVGTIAFLSSDDAAFVTGQTIMADGGYAR, encoded by the coding sequence ATGTCCGTTCCACAGACACACACCGGCCGGGTCGCCGTGATCACCGGCGCCGGCCGCGGCATCGGTCAGGCGCTCGCGCTCGGCCTGGCCGCACGCGGCGCCACCGTCGTCGCGGTCGACCTCCACTACCCCGAAGAGACGATGGCCCTTCTCACCGCTGCCGGCCACACCGGCATGGGTCTTGTCGCCGACGTCTCCGACCCGGTGCAGACCGCGGCCGTGGGTATGCGGATCACCCAAGAATTCGGTCACGCCGACATCCTCGTCAACAACGCCGGTGTCTTTCCGTTCGTCGACATCGACGACCTGGACTACGACATCTGGCGGCGGATCATGGCTGTCAACCTCGATTCGCAGTTCTTGATGGTGAAGGCGGTTCTCCCGGCGATGAAGGCCGGCGGTTGGGGCAGGATCATCAACCTCACCTCCAACTCCATCGTCACGAACGCGCCCGGGCTCTCGCATTACATGGCGAGCAAGATGGGCAACATCGGCTTCAGCCGAGGCCTTGCGAACGACGTCGCGCCGTTCGGCATCACGGTCAACGCCGTGGGCCCCACCCTGACGATCACGCCCGGCGTTCGGGAGGTGCACCCGCCGGAGGCACTCGTCGCCGTGGCCCAGGCCCAGGCGATCAAGCGCAACGGCCGGCCGGAAGACCTCGTCGGCACGATCGCGTTCCTCTCGAGCGACGACGCCGCGTTCGTCACCGGCCAGACCATCATGGCCGACGGCGGCTACGCCCGCTGA
- a CDS encoding helix-turn-helix transcriptional regulator, with translation MDDQRVDTSDQLIGRDHERSLLTTFVTGALDEGGALLLLGDAGVGKSRLLRSCAELAAGRRARVLRASGVQYEANLGFSTLHQLLHPVLAWSDDLPKASSSALRSALGMSSDADAKTGPLAVYHAALALLERTARDAPLLLVVDDLQWVDASSAAALAFIARRLEGQRIALVGSLRLGDPSSFDGSDLEALRVLPLTPPDADELVRSRNPGLSAHARQRLVRLSAGYPLALVEWASDTHVVPLGSEDDQLPLPRRIEASFATRIAALSPTARTALLTLALDGRDGLRALAETGLTLDDLVPGEEAGAIVIDAKTGVVDFRHPLFRSALVDSASGVERRAIHKRIAERSPENTDRRVWHLASAATQPDESIARLLHDLTHRSFSRGDVHGAATAMMRAADLTPREEDRARRLAEAAFLRSEIAGEFRVVEELLADTPDGFGRGPGSLYAVIARAQVAVNGEGSYRAEITLIEDAVLAGTHGWRADDEELIAAFRTWLLLCSYAGDTELWESYFDALNRLTPEVPALLLTESLAVGDTVRRGGEAHAAIVAFSETPIADSDPALAMSMIFTSLYLDLIELWREPAWRLVRAGRAGGPPRPYARSLAHLAINDFLHGRWGEAQDLTDEGARVCEQEGFANGDWYFSYLQSLLAAGRGDTESARAHADAVDASCEPRHSWGAQRFGYQPRTLAAIADGEWETAYRMACRLSAPGEFPRFVAPAMWVAFDLVEAALHTGRVDEARRHADAMVDARLPRVSDRLALLTAGAVALTDDQPTWRDSFERALGMPDAHVWPFDVARIQLAYGERLRRAVDTNRAREVLHDSLDTFERLGAAPWVRRAATELRAAGDARFHATGAHREIPDLTAQELVIAEMAASGMTNKEIGSRLFLSPRTVSGHLYNAFPKLGITSRAGLRDALASRSE, from the coding sequence ATGGATGACCAGCGTGTAGACACGTCAGACCAACTCATCGGCCGCGACCACGAGCGTTCACTTCTCACGACGTTCGTGACGGGCGCACTCGATGAGGGAGGGGCTCTTCTGCTCCTCGGCGACGCCGGTGTGGGCAAGTCCCGCTTGCTGAGGTCGTGTGCCGAATTGGCTGCTGGGCGGCGCGCCCGTGTGCTCCGGGCATCGGGAGTGCAGTACGAGGCGAATCTGGGGTTCAGCACCCTCCACCAACTGCTTCACCCCGTGCTCGCCTGGAGCGACGACTTGCCGAAAGCGTCGTCCTCCGCCCTTCGATCCGCGCTCGGGATGAGCAGTGACGCCGATGCGAAGACGGGGCCGCTGGCCGTCTATCACGCGGCACTCGCGTTGCTGGAACGTACGGCCCGCGACGCGCCGCTGTTGCTCGTGGTCGACGATCTGCAATGGGTGGACGCATCAAGCGCGGCCGCCCTCGCGTTCATCGCCCGTCGTCTCGAGGGTCAGCGGATCGCACTGGTGGGCTCACTCCGGCTCGGTGATCCGTCGTCATTCGACGGCTCCGACCTGGAAGCGCTTCGGGTGCTTCCGCTGACCCCGCCTGACGCCGACGAACTGGTGCGGTCTCGGAACCCAGGGTTGTCAGCGCACGCCCGTCAGCGGCTTGTCCGTCTGTCTGCCGGGTATCCGCTGGCACTCGTCGAGTGGGCGAGCGACACGCACGTCGTTCCGCTCGGATCGGAGGATGACCAACTGCCGCTTCCGCGTCGAATCGAAGCCTCCTTCGCCACCCGGATCGCGGCCCTCTCTCCGACGGCGCGCACCGCGCTGCTCACCCTGGCACTCGACGGGCGTGACGGACTTCGCGCGCTCGCCGAGACCGGACTCACACTCGATGACCTCGTGCCCGGGGAAGAAGCCGGCGCCATCGTCATTGACGCGAAGACAGGCGTCGTCGACTTTCGGCATCCACTTTTTCGGTCAGCTCTTGTGGATTCGGCGTCCGGCGTCGAGCGCCGAGCCATCCACAAGCGGATAGCCGAGCGGTCCCCGGAGAACACGGACCGACGGGTGTGGCATCTGGCCAGCGCGGCCACGCAGCCGGACGAGAGCATTGCGCGCCTCCTGCACGACCTGACGCATCGATCCTTCTCGAGGGGGGATGTTCACGGGGCTGCCACGGCGATGATGCGCGCGGCAGACCTCACTCCGCGAGAGGAGGATCGAGCACGTCGGCTCGCCGAGGCGGCATTCCTGAGGTCCGAGATCGCCGGAGAGTTCCGCGTGGTCGAGGAACTCCTCGCCGACACGCCCGACGGCTTCGGTCGAGGGCCGGGGTCACTGTACGCAGTCATCGCCCGCGCGCAGGTCGCCGTGAATGGCGAGGGCAGTTACCGTGCGGAGATCACACTGATCGAAGACGCGGTGCTGGCCGGCACGCATGGTTGGCGTGCTGACGACGAGGAACTCATCGCCGCATTCCGGACGTGGTTGCTGTTGTGCTCCTACGCCGGCGACACCGAGCTGTGGGAATCGTACTTCGATGCCCTGAACCGCCTGACACCCGAGGTGCCGGCCTTGTTGCTCACCGAGAGTCTGGCCGTCGGCGATACGGTCCGACGCGGGGGAGAGGCGCACGCAGCCATCGTCGCGTTCTCTGAAACACCGATCGCCGATTCCGACCCGGCCCTCGCCATGTCGATGATCTTCACCTCGCTCTATCTCGATCTCATCGAGCTGTGGCGGGAGCCGGCCTGGCGGCTCGTGCGGGCCGGACGCGCCGGGGGACCACCGCGCCCCTACGCCCGTTCGCTCGCCCACCTCGCCATCAACGATTTCCTCCACGGCAGATGGGGCGAGGCGCAAGACCTGACAGACGAGGGAGCCCGCGTCTGCGAGCAGGAGGGCTTCGCCAACGGCGACTGGTATTTCTCCTACCTGCAGTCCCTCCTTGCCGCCGGCCGAGGAGACACGGAGAGTGCGCGGGCACACGCCGACGCCGTCGATGCATCCTGTGAACCACGTCATAGCTGGGGCGCACAGAGATTCGGCTACCAACCCCGCACCTTGGCAGCGATCGCCGACGGCGAATGGGAGACCGCCTACCGGATGGCCTGCCGGCTCAGTGCCCCCGGCGAGTTCCCACGCTTCGTGGCCCCGGCGATGTGGGTCGCTTTCGACCTCGTCGAAGCGGCGCTGCACACCGGTCGGGTCGACGAGGCCCGCCGACACGCCGACGCCATGGTCGACGCCCGGTTGCCCCGCGTCTCAGACCGCCTGGCGCTCCTCACCGCGGGAGCGGTAGCGCTCACCGACGACCAGCCGACCTGGCGCGATTCATTCGAGCGGGCGCTCGGGATGCCGGATGCGCACGTCTGGCCCTTCGACGTCGCCCGGATACAGCTGGCCTACGGTGAGCGCCTCCGACGGGCTGTGGACACCAACCGTGCCCGCGAAGTGCTGCACGATTCCCTCGACACGTTCGAGCGACTGGGCGCCGCACCTTGGGTGCGGCGGGCAGCGACGGAGCTGCGTGCGGCCGGTGATGCGCGATTCCACGCGACGGGCGCGCACCGGGAGATCCCTGACCTGACGGCCCAGGAGCTGGTCATCGCAGAGATGGCAGCGAGCGGGATGACGAACAAGGAAATCGGAAGCCGCCTGTTCCTCTCACCGCGCACCGTGAGTGGGCATCTCTACAACGCGTTCCCGAAGTTGGGAATCACCAGCCGCGCCGGGCTACGCGATGCCCTTGCCTCGCGAAGCGAGTGA
- a CDS encoding nuclear transport factor 2 family protein has product MPHTLPSAIDSMIAATNSADDAAFLAAFAEDAEVADGDRVFHGREGAARWNASDNIGVGMHYELVSWSSVGKDAYEVILRARSRRFSGTGTLRIAIRDGLISAMAPV; this is encoded by the coding sequence ATGCCACACACTCTCCCGTCGGCGATCGACTCGATGATCGCTGCGACGAACAGCGCCGACGATGCCGCCTTCCTGGCGGCATTCGCAGAAGATGCCGAAGTCGCCGACGGCGACCGCGTGTTCCACGGACGCGAGGGGGCTGCCCGGTGGAATGCGAGCGACAACATCGGTGTCGGTATGCACTACGAGCTCGTGTCCTGGTCGTCGGTGGGGAAAGACGCATACGAGGTGATCCTGCGGGCGCGTAGCCGTCGATTCAGCGGCACCGGAACTCTTCGGATAGCGATCCGCGACGGCCTGATTTCAGCCATGGCCCCGGTCTGA